A region of Trueperaceae bacterium DNA encodes the following proteins:
- a CDS encoding sugar phosphate nucleotidyltransferase gives MTTGGRERVALVMAGGRGQRFWPLSTEARPKQFLDLDRRGRTLLQATVDRVAPLVGGPERVVVATAARYEALVREQVPEVPPENLLLEPVGRDSGPAIALAALRIRARFGDALMATFASDHQVEDLDAFAATVERAMAVAEAYGGLVAIGVRPTRPSTAYGYLERGAPRDGGFALVRFTEKPTRERAERWVADGRHLWNAGMFVWTTDAILAALDAHAPDLMAPLRTAVAEDAVEARFADLPKISIDYAVMEKAEGNTLVEGDFGWDDVGDWRALERLLPRDDDEVRTVFGAHAGHDASGNIVYTDGPEDVLVAFGVEGLVIVKRGDTVLVFPKDRVGDIKELLEDERLRDLVP, from the coding sequence TTCTGGCCGCTGTCGACCGAGGCCCGCCCGAAGCAGTTCCTCGACCTCGACCGGCGCGGCCGCACGCTGCTGCAGGCGACCGTCGACCGGGTCGCGCCGCTCGTGGGGGGTCCGGAGCGGGTGGTGGTGGCGACCGCGGCGCGCTACGAGGCGCTCGTGCGCGAGCAGGTGCCGGAGGTGCCGCCCGAGAACCTGCTGCTGGAACCGGTCGGGCGGGATTCCGGTCCGGCGATCGCGTTGGCGGCGTTGCGGATCCGCGCGCGGTTCGGGGACGCCCTGATGGCGACGTTCGCCAGCGACCACCAGGTGGAGGACCTCGACGCGTTCGCGGCGACGGTCGAGCGGGCGATGGCGGTGGCGGAGGCGTACGGGGGGTTGGTGGCGATCGGGGTGCGGCCGACCCGCCCGTCGACGGCGTACGGGTACCTGGAGCGGGGGGCGCCGCGGGACGGGGGGTTCGCGTTGGTGCGCTTCACGGAGAAACCGACGCGCGAGCGGGCGGAACGGTGGGTGGCGGACGGGCGCCACCTGTGGAACGCCGGGATGTTCGTCTGGACGACCGACGCGATCCTGGCGGCGTTGGATGCGCACGCGCCCGACCTGATGGCGCCGCTTCGGACCGCCGTCGCGGAGGACGCCGTCGAGGCGCGCTTCGCGGACCTGCCGAAGATCAGCATCGACTACGCCGTGATGGAGAAGGCGGAGGGCAACACCCTCGTGGAGGGGGACTTCGGGTGGGACGACGTCGGGGACTGGCGGGCGCTGGAGCGCTTGCTGCCCCGCGACGACGACGAGGTGCGGACGGTCTTCGGGGCGCACGCGGGGCACGACGCGTCGGGCAACATCGTCTACACCGACGGTCCCGAGGACGTCCTCGTGGCGTTCGGGGTGGAGGGGCTCGTGATCGTCAAGCGCGGCGACACGGTGCTGGTGTTCCCCAAGGACCGCGTGGGCGACATCAAGGAGCTGCTGGAGGACGAGCGGCTGCGCGACCTGGTGCCCTGA
- a CDS encoding AzlD domain-containing protein produces MSGLALWGTILAMGVVTWALRASFVMLGDAGLPPLLRRALAYVPQAVLAALVAPALFAPSGATVGPLDVRLVAGVLALVVAWRTKHVLPTLAAGMGILWTLTWLAQRGA; encoded by the coding sequence GTGAGCGGGCTGGCGCTGTGGGGCACGATCCTGGCGATGGGCGTCGTGACGTGGGCGTTGCGGGCGTCGTTCGTGATGCTCGGCGATGCGGGCCTCCCCCCGCTCCTGCGCCGCGCGCTGGCGTACGTCCCCCAGGCGGTGCTCGCCGCGCTCGTCGCCCCCGCCCTGTTCGCACCGAGCGGCGCGACGGTCGGGCCGCTCGACGTGCGCCTCGTCGCCGGCGTGCTCGCGTTGGTCGTCGCCTGGCGCACGAAACACGTCCTGCCCACCCTCGCGGCCGGCATGGGGATCCTGTGGACCCTCACCTGGCTCGCGCAACGCGGCGCCTGA
- a CDS encoding AzlC family ABC transporter permease, with translation MAFSRDAYLRGFRDVAPMMLGVAPFGTIAGASAASVGLSPLEAVGLSVVVFAGASQLAALALLAQGAGVAVILATTFMVNLRMAMYSASLAPWMRAIPRPVRAGLAYLMTDQAYAFSILRFRRAPDAPRRDYYLGVATPLWVLWQATTLLGALLGAQVPPAWQLEFAIPLTFLAMLAPAVRDRPGLVAAVVGGGAALALDGLPHNLGLVIGAVLGIAAGTAADAARPPAPTEGAA, from the coding sequence ATGGCCTTCTCGCGCGACGCCTACCTGCGGGGGTTCCGCGACGTCGCCCCGATGATGCTGGGCGTCGCGCCGTTCGGCACGATCGCCGGCGCCAGCGCCGCCAGCGTCGGGCTGTCGCCCCTCGAGGCGGTCGGCCTGTCGGTCGTCGTGTTCGCCGGCGCCTCGCAGCTCGCCGCCCTCGCCCTCCTCGCGCAGGGGGCCGGCGTCGCGGTGATCCTCGCGACGACCTTCATGGTGAACCTCCGCATGGCGATGTACAGCGCCTCGTTGGCCCCCTGGATGCGCGCGATCCCGCGCCCCGTCCGCGCCGGGCTCGCGTACCTGATGACCGACCAGGCGTACGCCTTCTCGATCCTCCGCTTCCGCCGCGCCCCCGACGCCCCCCGCCGCGACTACTACCTCGGGGTCGCCACCCCGCTCTGGGTCCTGTGGCAGGCCACCACCCTCCTCGGGGCGCTGCTCGGGGCGCAGGTGCCGCCCGCCTGGCAGCTCGAGTTCGCCATTCCCCTCACCTTCCTCGCGATGCTCGCCCCCGCCGTCCGCGACCGTCCCGGCCTCGTCGCCGCCGTCGTCGGCGGCGGCGCGGCGCTCGCCCTCGACGGCCTCCCGCACAACCTCGGGCTGGTGATCGGTGCCGTCCTCGGCATCGCCGCCGGCACCGCCGCGGACGCCGCGCGGCCGCCCGCCCCGACGGAGGGGGCGGCGTGA